A region from the Simiduia sp. 21SJ11W-1 genome encodes:
- a CDS encoding aminoacyl-tRNA deacylase translates to MGLASNLARFLSHKKVPFEVVSHQYAEGSVNTANSAHISPLQLAKAVVFRDEDMYYTVAVLPANYKVKRHTLNQIFDRHLELAGEDELEVLFEDCAPGAIPILGQAYGLRVIWDDALSLQEEVYMEAGDHEHLIKLKRDDFLSLMENNLHERFSCERQRAKTARLLRYIRSKGYEWNEPEPVFAQN, encoded by the coding sequence ATGGGACTTGCCAGTAATCTTGCGCGCTTTTTGTCGCACAAAAAAGTGCCCTTTGAAGTTGTTTCCCACCAGTATGCTGAAGGCAGCGTAAACACCGCCAACAGCGCTCATATCTCCCCCCTTCAGCTCGCCAAGGCCGTGGTCTTTCGCGATGAAGACATGTACTACACCGTGGCCGTATTGCCCGCCAATTACAAAGTAAAGCGGCACACCCTCAACCAGATTTTCGATCGGCACCTGGAACTTGCCGGTGAAGATGAGCTGGAGGTACTGTTTGAAGATTGCGCGCCCGGCGCCATTCCGATTCTAGGCCAGGCCTATGGCCTTCGGGTAATTTGGGACGATGCCCTGTCGCTGCAGGAAGAAGTGTACATGGAGGCCGGCGATCACGAGCACCTGATTAAACTCAAGCGCGATGACTTTCTCTCACTGATGGAGAATAACTTGCACGAGCGATTTTCCTGTGAACGCCAGCGGGCAAAAACCGCGCGACTTTTGCGATACATTCGCTCAAAAGGTTATGAGTGGAACGAGCCTGAGCCGGTTTTCGCACAAAACTGA
- a CDS encoding aspartate aminotransferase family protein produces the protein MSQVYKARSTAEWQSLDAGHYLHPFTDYKDQMARGSRIITKAEGPYIYTSEGQKILDGMSGLWCCNLGYGQQEIADAVAAQLEELPFYNSFFQCAHPPSIELSAKLAEVAAPHMNNVFFTGSGSEANDTVIRMVHRYWDLKGEPERKIFISRNNAYHGSTIGGASLGGMGGMHSQFTRLPYVHHVDQPYWFGEGGDMNPDEFGLQAARSLEAKIKELGANKVAAFIAEPIQGAGGVIVPPATYWPEVKRICNEYGILLVTDEVICGFGRTGHWFGADYFNVQPDLMPFAKGVTNGYQPLGGVMVGDRVADVLKTQGGEFYHGYTYSGHPAACAAALATINILQRDKILEQVRETKGDYLQKQWATLADHPIVGEARGVGFVGAIELTNDKSARTRFDDNATAGALCRSACIENGLVMRAVGDTMIIAPPLTMSHEEIDELVNKARKALDLTAERLGK, from the coding sequence ATGAGCCAGGTTTACAAAGCGCGCTCTACCGCCGAATGGCAATCACTGGATGCCGGTCATTACCTGCACCCGTTTACCGACTACAAAGATCAAATGGCGCGCGGCAGCCGCATCATTACCAAAGCGGAAGGCCCCTACATCTACACCTCTGAAGGCCAGAAAATTCTCGATGGCATGTCGGGCCTGTGGTGTTGCAATCTGGGCTATGGCCAGCAGGAAATCGCCGATGCCGTTGCGGCCCAGCTGGAAGAGCTGCCCTTTTACAACAGCTTTTTCCAGTGCGCGCACCCGCCATCCATTGAGCTTTCCGCCAAGCTGGCCGAAGTGGCCGCACCGCACATGAACAACGTGTTCTTCACAGGCTCCGGCAGTGAAGCCAACGACACCGTGATTCGTATGGTGCACCGCTACTGGGATCTCAAGGGCGAGCCCGAGCGCAAGATCTTTATCAGCCGCAACAACGCCTACCACGGCTCCACCATTGGTGGCGCAAGCCTAGGCGGCATGGGCGGCATGCACAGCCAGTTCACCCGCCTGCCCTACGTTCACCACGTAGACCAGCCCTACTGGTTCGGTGAGGGTGGCGACATGAACCCCGATGAGTTCGGCCTGCAAGCTGCGCGCTCACTGGAAGCCAAAATCAAAGAATTGGGTGCCAACAAAGTGGCCGCCTTCATTGCCGAGCCCATTCAAGGCGCAGGCGGCGTGATTGTGCCACCGGCCACCTACTGGCCAGAAGTGAAGCGCATTTGTAACGAATACGGCATCTTGCTGGTTACCGATGAAGTGATTTGCGGTTTTGGCCGCACCGGCCACTGGTTTGGCGCCGACTACTTCAACGTTCAGCCGGATTTGATGCCCTTCGCCAAGGGCGTTACCAACGGCTACCAGCCGCTCGGCGGCGTGATGGTTGGCGATCGGGTAGCAGACGTGCTGAAAACCCAGGGCGGCGAGTTCTACCACGGCTACACCTATTCGGGCCACCCCGCAGCCTGTGCGGCAGCACTGGCCACCATCAACATTTTGCAGCGCGATAAAATTCTCGAGCAAGTGCGTGAAACCAAGGGCGACTACCTGCAAAAGCAGTGGGCAACCCTGGCCGATCACCCCATTGTGGGCGAAGCACGCGGCGTAGGTTTTGTAGGCGCAATCGAGCTTACCAACGACAAATCTGCCCGCACCCGTTTCGACGACAACGCCACCGCCGGTGCCCTGTGCCGCTCTGCGTGTATTGAAAACGGCCTGGTTATGCGCGCCGTGGGCGACACCATGATTATCGCCCCACCGCTGACCATGAGCCACGAAGAAATTGACGAGCTGGTCAACAAAGCCCGCAAAGCGCTCGACCTCACCGCAGAGCGTTTAGGCAAATAA
- a CDS encoding DUF6795 domain-containing protein: protein MSFFDAGKACTFSEMSLTLTYQGEPASGAKVVRTVEWQKPHVDEFYADDAGKLVLPELHERSLTQLLPVEFVVAQAIHVHYLGQEFEIWINSKRKPEENAELGGRPVKLRCELTDEPQVSREFDALMLTSCQW from the coding sequence ATGTCTTTTTTTGATGCCGGTAAGGCATGTACCTTTTCGGAAATGAGCCTGACGCTCACCTATCAAGGCGAGCCTGCCAGTGGCGCCAAGGTTGTGCGAACGGTTGAGTGGCAAAAGCCGCATGTGGATGAGTTTTACGCAGACGATGCCGGCAAGCTGGTGCTGCCAGAATTGCACGAGCGCTCGCTTACCCAGCTGCTGCCCGTTGAGTTTGTGGTGGCCCAGGCTATTCATGTGCACTACCTGGGCCAAGAATTTGAGATATGGATTAACAGCAAACGCAAGCCCGAAGAAAACGCAGAGCTGGGCGGTCGGCCGGTAAAGCTGCGTTGCGAGCTCACCGATGAGCCGCAAGTGAGCCGGGAGTTTGATGCGTTGATGCTTACCAGCTGCCAGTGGTAG
- the lhgO gene encoding L-2-hydroxyglutarate oxidase yields the protein MKIGIVGAGIIGAATARAVQQRWPRARVWLLDKEAAPALHQTGRNSGVIHAGVYYPAQSLKARFCRFGLAATYHFAASRNIPHRRTGKLIVATHPTQQDALENLAARATGNGLSLRHLNAREVRDIEPAIQAVAALRVDETGIVDYPALVRALVAEFEQAGGRLWLGAEVSRIDESDAGVTLALPEGARLQLDKLVVCAGLQADRLIAAQGLAPDFAIVPFRGEYYRLRKGAVRLNHLIYPVPDSALPFLGVHLTPMVGGEITAGPNAVLGLHREGYTQSVRGQDVWDLLRYPGLWRLAAGTLRAGARELRDSLYKRGYLARLQAYCPGLTLSDLQPWPVGIRAQAVTRKGELVQDFHFMQSLHCLHVCSAPSPAATAAFPIAEHLVEKMEPWFL from the coding sequence ATGAAAATCGGCATTGTTGGTGCAGGCATCATTGGCGCTGCCACCGCGCGCGCCGTGCAACAGCGCTGGCCCCGTGCCCGGGTGTGGCTGCTTGATAAAGAGGCTGCACCGGCGCTGCATCAAACCGGGCGCAACAGCGGTGTGATACACGCAGGCGTCTATTACCCCGCCCAAAGTCTAAAGGCCCGCTTTTGCAGGTTTGGCTTGGCTGCTACCTACCACTTCGCCGCCAGCCGTAATATTCCCCATCGCCGTACCGGCAAACTCATTGTGGCAACGCATCCCACCCAGCAAGACGCGCTGGAAAATCTGGCCGCCCGTGCCACCGGCAATGGCCTGAGTCTTCGCCATCTCAATGCCCGTGAAGTGCGCGATATTGAACCTGCCATTCAGGCGGTGGCGGCACTGCGGGTAGACGAAACCGGCATTGTGGATTACCCGGCACTGGTGCGGGCACTGGTGGCCGAATTTGAACAGGCCGGCGGCAGGCTATGGCTGGGCGCAGAAGTGTCTCGCATTGATGAGTCTGATGCCGGTGTTACCCTGGCATTGCCTGAAGGCGCGCGCTTGCAGCTTGATAAGCTGGTGGTGTGTGCAGGCTTGCAGGCAGACAGGCTCATTGCGGCCCAAGGGTTGGCGCCTGATTTTGCCATAGTGCCTTTTCGCGGCGAGTACTACCGTTTGCGCAAGGGGGCAGTTCGGCTCAACCATTTGATTTACCCGGTGCCGGATTCTGCGTTGCCGTTTTTGGGTGTGCACTTAACGCCCATGGTGGGCGGCGAAATTACAGCCGGCCCCAATGCAGTGTTAGGATTACACCGCGAAGGTTATACGCAATCTGTACGTGGGCAGGATGTGTGGGACTTACTGCGCTACCCCGGCCTTTGGCGATTGGCGGCGGGCACCCTGCGTGCAGGCGCGCGCGAGCTCCGCGACAGCCTCTATAAACGTGGCTATTTGGCCCGCCTGCAGGCTTATTGCCCCGGGCTTACACTCTCGGATCTGCAACCATGGCCTGTGGGCATTCGCGCGCAAGCGGTAACGCGCAAGGGGGAGCTGGTGCAAGATTTTCACTTTATGCAAAGCCTGCATTGCCTGCATGTGTGCAGCGCGCCATCGCCTGCGGCCACGGCTGCATTTCCCATTGCCGAACACCTTGTTGAAAAAATGGAACCCTGGTTTTTATGA
- a CDS encoding GntR family transcriptional regulator: MSEPTPEFKTQQERVYFQLREAILCGRFVPGRAVTIRGIAEMLDVSPMPVREALRRLTAENALALQDNRRVTVPLMTAGRLEQIVEARIALETQAALRAMSHISAADLARLKALDDEVTRAIEVQDAESYIRTNLEFHLSLYRYGPNDVIMPLIESLWLQSAPFMRLVLNRIGLGYLTDRHVQATDAIANRDALALKLAIASDIREGIGALGQEELEAAIAEGEAT; this comes from the coding sequence ATGAGCGAACCCACACCCGAATTCAAGACACAACAGGAGCGCGTCTACTTTCAGCTGCGCGAGGCCATCCTGTGCGGGCGCTTCGTGCCGGGGCGGGCGGTGACCATTCGCGGCATTGCCGAAATGCTGGATGTCAGCCCCATGCCCGTGCGCGAAGCACTGCGCAGGCTAACCGCCGAGAACGCCCTGGCGCTGCAGGACAACCGCCGGGTAACCGTGCCGCTGATGACCGCCGGAAGGCTCGAGCAAATTGTGGAGGCCCGCATAGCGCTTGAGACCCAGGCCGCCCTGCGGGCCATGTCGCACATCTCGGCAGCAGATCTGGCAAGGCTCAAAGCGCTGGATGACGAGGTAACCCGCGCCATTGAGGTGCAAGATGCCGAGAGCTACATCCGCACCAACCTGGAGTTCCACCTGAGCCTGTACCGCTACGGCCCGAACGACGTGATCATGCCGCTCATTGAGAGCCTATGGCTGCAAAGTGCACCTTTTATGCGGCTTGTGCTAAACCGAATAGGTTTGGGCTACCTCACCGATCGCCACGTACAGGCCACAGATGCCATCGCCAATCGCGACGCACTGGCGCTGAAACTGGCCATCGCCAGCGATATCCGCGAGGGCATCGGCGCCCTTGGGCAGGAGGAACTGGAGGCTGCCATCGCCGAGGGCGAGGCTACCTAA
- a CDS encoding glutamine synthetase family protein, with translation MLGPSEAKDLELAKKFLEENPDIETIEVLLPDINGVLRGKWLPRDNLLKAFKGGLKLPVTTLNFDIWGRDAPGVAFDDGDADGICVPVATSLSRVPWTDRPMGQMFVHMADLEEQPYVGDPRVVLDTIVEKFKAIGLTPVVAIELEFYLLEEKRDSAGRPVHAGCDANADYPIGGQPYSLDLMQEYEEAFHEMREACETLGVPVDTLVKEFAPAQYEINLHHEDDPCSAADHAMMLKRVIKSVARRHDLNASFMAKPFGDMAGNGMHVHFSILDEKGHNIFNNETEEGSEALMHAIAGVQSTMVETMAVYAPNFNSYRRFQPGSYAPMAPTWGYENRTVALRIPSDDFAATRIEHRVSGADANPYLVLAAILAGAYEGITRKLQPTAAMEGDAYSQAQSSLPVYWPDALNAFERSHFVRTHLGEVFQRSYLASKHQELNEFRHTVTRMEYDAYLLAF, from the coding sequence ATGCTTGGCCCTAGTGAAGCGAAAGATCTGGAACTCGCGAAAAAGTTCCTGGAAGAAAACCCCGATATTGAAACCATCGAGGTGTTGTTGCCCGATATTAACGGCGTACTGCGTGGTAAATGGTTGCCACGGGATAACCTGCTGAAGGCATTCAAGGGCGGTTTGAAGCTGCCTGTTACCACCTTGAACTTCGATATCTGGGGCCGTGATGCACCGGGTGTGGCTTTTGATGATGGTGATGCCGACGGCATTTGTGTGCCGGTGGCCACAAGCCTCAGCCGCGTGCCATGGACAGACCGCCCCATGGGCCAGATGTTCGTGCATATGGCCGATCTGGAAGAGCAGCCCTACGTGGGCGACCCACGGGTAGTGCTCGATACCATTGTTGAAAAATTCAAGGCCATTGGCTTAACGCCCGTAGTGGCCATTGAGCTTGAGTTTTATCTGCTCGAAGAAAAGCGCGATTCTGCCGGCCGGCCCGTGCACGCAGGCTGTGATGCCAACGCCGATTACCCCATTGGCGGCCAGCCCTACAGCCTGGATTTGATGCAGGAGTACGAAGAGGCCTTCCACGAAATGCGTGAGGCCTGCGAAACCCTGGGTGTACCGGTAGATACGCTGGTAAAAGAATTCGCACCGGCGCAGTACGAAATTAATTTGCACCACGAAGACGACCCTTGCAGTGCCGCCGATCACGCCATGATGCTCAAGCGCGTCATCAAGAGCGTGGCCCGTCGTCACGACCTGAACGCATCGTTCATGGCCAAGCCCTTTGGTGACATGGCCGGTAACGGCATGCATGTTCACTTCAGTATTCTTGATGAAAAAGGCCACAACATTTTCAACAATGAAACCGAAGAGGGCAGCGAAGCCTTGATGCACGCCATTGCCGGTGTGCAATCGACCATGGTGGAAACCATGGCGGTGTACGCGCCAAACTTTAACTCTTACCGCCGTTTTCAACCTGGCTCTTACGCGCCTATGGCGCCTACCTGGGGCTATGAAAACCGTACCGTGGCGCTGCGCATCCCATCAGATGATTTCGCCGCAACCCGTATCGAACACCGTGTAAGCGGTGCCGATGCTAACCCCTACCTGGTATTGGCAGCCATTTTGGCCGGTGCCTATGAGGGCATTACCCGCAAGCTGCAGCCCACCGCGGCCATGGAAGGTGATGCCTACAGTCAGGCGCAGTCTTCGCTGCCTGTGTACTGGCCCGATGCCCTGAACGCCTTTGAGCGCTCGCACTTTGTGCGCACGCATTTAGGCGAGGTGTTCCAGCGTTCCTATCTCGCATCCAAGCACCAGGAGCTCAATGAGTTCCGTCACACGGTGACGCGCATGGAGTACGATGCCTACTTATTGGCTTTCTAA
- the dcd gene encoding dCTP deaminase has protein sequence MSIKSDKWMRRMAEEHGMIEPYEPGQVRHCAEGNRIVSYGTSSYGYDVRCANEFKIFTNVHSTIVDPKNFDENSFVDVQSDVCIIPPNSFALARTVEYFRIPRNVLTVCLGKSTYARCGIIVNVTPLEPEWEGHVTLEFSNTTPLPAKIYANEGVAQMLFFESDEVCETSYKDRGGKYQGQTGVTLPKT, from the coding sequence ATGAGTATTAAGTCAGATAAGTGGATGCGCCGCATGGCCGAAGAGCACGGCATGATCGAGCCCTATGAGCCCGGGCAGGTACGCCACTGCGCCGAGGGCAATCGCATTGTGTCTTATGGTACTTCCTCATACGGCTACGACGTGCGTTGCGCCAATGAATTTAAAATTTTTACCAACGTGCACTCCACCATAGTTGATCCAAAAAACTTTGATGAAAACAGCTTTGTGGATGTGCAAAGCGACGTGTGTATTATTCCGCCGAATTCTTTTGCGCTGGCGCGCACTGTTGAGTACTTCCGCATTCCCCGCAATGTATTGACAGTGTGCCTGGGCAAATCCACCTACGCCCGTTGCGGTATCATTGTGAATGTTACGCCGCTTGAGCCCGAGTGGGAGGGCCATGTGACTCTGGAGTTTTCCAACACCACGCCGCTGCCTGCAAAAATCTATGCCAATGAAGGTGTGGCACAGATGCTGTTTTTTGAATCTGATGAAGTGTGCGAAACCTCCTATAAAGACCGTGGCGGCAAGTACCAGGGCCAAACCGGTGTTACCCTGCCCAAAACCTAA
- the arfB gene encoding alternative ribosome rescue aminoacyl-tRNA hydrolase ArfB, whose amino-acid sequence MIPPSFMEQLEREVDISFTLAQGNGGQNVNKVATAVQLRFDVQHSSLINEHCRQTLLNSGDSRLTKEGVLVLRAQEFRTQQKNKLAALERLREIIIAASEVRKKRRPTRPSKGAKGRRLKGKSVRSGIKQNRGKVDF is encoded by the coding sequence ATGATTCCCCCAAGTTTTATGGAGCAGCTGGAGCGCGAGGTAGACATCAGCTTTACCCTCGCCCAGGGCAATGGCGGCCAAAATGTGAATAAGGTGGCAACGGCGGTACAGTTGCGCTTTGATGTGCAACATTCATCGCTAATTAATGAGCATTGTCGCCAAACGCTGCTTAATAGTGGCGATTCCAGGTTAACTAAAGAGGGTGTGCTGGTATTGCGCGCGCAGGAGTTTCGCACCCAGCAAAAAAATAAACTGGCGGCCCTTGAGCGGCTGCGGGAAATCATCATAGCCGCCAGCGAAGTACGTAAAAAGCGGCGCCCCACGCGCCCTTCTAAAGGGGCCAAAGGGCGGCGCTTAAAGGGCAAGAGTGTGCGCAGTGGCATAAAACAAAATCGCGGCAAGGTTGATTTTTAA
- a CDS encoding helix-turn-helix transcriptional regulator has translation MTLHTQALEVWNREIATAVACLGSPDFYAALVDALSATLPVDYPQVWRYTDSEPEPCVLFHRLSGAQRKQQVDDYQAGLYRKDPFYQLTHNGDMEAGFSHWRAAVEDAGRGPHDGMDVCDEVVFVAHIDDHTHIHLCLMRARQAPPFSAAELALLNACSPMVTQLISQHVKVFEQPKPGVEAGVRQAVALFGRSLLTAREQDVLGLMLSGYSTRFAADKLGISTETLRRHRKNIYQKLDVSSQTEVFSLFINSLGCFDAAPGQDPLRGYFGRQGAAG, from the coding sequence ATGACCCTGCATACACAGGCTTTAGAAGTCTGGAATCGCGAGATCGCAACGGCGGTAGCCTGTTTAGGCAGCCCCGATTTCTACGCAGCCCTGGTAGACGCGCTGTCTGCCACCTTGCCTGTCGACTACCCCCAAGTGTGGCGCTATACAGACTCAGAGCCCGAGCCCTGCGTGTTATTCCACCGGTTGAGCGGCGCTCAGCGCAAGCAGCAGGTAGATGACTACCAGGCGGGCCTGTACCGCAAAGACCCTTTCTATCAGCTCACCCATAATGGCGACATGGAAGCCGGCTTCAGCCATTGGCGCGCCGCCGTTGAAGACGCCGGGCGTGGCCCGCACGATGGCATGGATGTGTGCGATGAAGTGGTGTTTGTGGCCCATATCGACGATCACACCCATATCCACCTGTGCCTGATGCGCGCCCGCCAGGCACCGCCCTTTAGCGCCGCCGAACTTGCCCTGTTGAACGCCTGCTCGCCCATGGTGACCCAACTGATCAGCCAGCATGTGAAGGTGTTTGAACAGCCAAAGCCCGGCGTAGAAGCCGGCGTGCGCCAAGCTGTTGCGCTGTTCGGCCGCTCCTTGCTCACCGCCCGTGAGCAAGATGTATTGGGCCTGATGCTCAGTGGTTATTCCACGCGCTTTGCCGCCGATAAACTGGGAATTTCCACAGAAACCCTGCGCCGGCACCGTAAAAACATCTATCAGAAGCTGGATGTAAGCTCGCAAACCGAAGTGTTTTCGCTGTTTATTAACTCGCTGGGGTGCTTCGATGCCGCCCCCGGGCAAGACCCGCTGCGTGGCTATTTTGGCCGCCAGGGTGCCGCTGGCTGA
- the dbpA gene encoding ATP-dependent RNA helicase DbpA: MSQPDASRAFDSLPLSAPLLTNLADLGFSQLTEIQAQALPQVLAGRDVIAQAKTGSGKTAAFGLGVLNKLEVGRFRVQALVLCPTRELADQVARELRKLARAIHNIKILTLCGGMPFGPQLASLDHGAHIVVGTPGRIEEHVRKGKLDLGEVQTLVLDEADRMLDMGFQATLDAIVEQVPQARQTLLFSATYPDAIEALAARVLKDPVRVTVASRHQANSIEQHFYRVKNNEEREQAVARLLLHYVPESAVVFCNTKRETEAIAEVLRAQEIVALPIHGDLEQKQRDQVLTCFANKSASVLVATDVAARGLDIEALDLVVNYHLARDSEVHVHRIGRTGRAGASGVACSLVSEREDFKLEKLAELLGDLPDIEPLPAESRRHMPEPAMVTLQIDGGKKQKLRPGDVVGALTRNNQVAFDDIGKIQVYDFSTYVAVARGAWKQAHIQLEQGKLKGRSFRVRRIKV, from the coding sequence TTGTCTCAGCCTGACGCGTCTCGCGCTTTTGATTCCCTGCCGCTTTCGGCCCCGTTATTAACCAATCTGGCGGATTTGGGGTTTTCCCAGCTAACCGAGATTCAAGCCCAGGCGCTGCCACAGGTGCTGGCCGGGCGCGATGTGATCGCGCAAGCCAAAACCGGTTCTGGTAAAACCGCGGCCTTTGGCTTGGGCGTGCTTAATAAATTAGAGGTTGGCCGGTTTCGTGTGCAGGCCTTGGTGCTGTGCCCCACCCGCGAGCTGGCCGATCAGGTGGCGCGCGAGCTGCGCAAGCTCGCGCGAGCGATTCACAATATCAAAATCCTCACGCTGTGCGGCGGCATGCCCTTCGGGCCGCAGTTGGCCTCCCTCGATCACGGTGCCCACATAGTGGTGGGTACCCCCGGGCGCATCGAAGAACATGTGCGCAAGGGCAAGCTGGATTTGGGTGAGGTGCAAACACTGGTGTTGGATGAAGCCGACCGCATGCTGGATATGGGGTTTCAGGCAACCCTAGATGCCATTGTTGAGCAGGTGCCTCAGGCGCGCCAAACGCTGTTGTTTTCTGCAACCTACCCAGATGCCATTGAAGCCTTGGCTGCGCGTGTGCTGAAAGACCCCGTACGGGTAACTGTGGCCAGCCGGCATCAGGCCAACAGCATTGAGCAGCACTTTTATCGGGTAAAAAATAACGAGGAGCGTGAGCAGGCCGTTGCGCGTTTGCTGCTGCACTATGTTCCGGAATCGGCGGTGGTGTTTTGTAACACCAAGCGCGAAACAGAGGCCATTGCCGAGGTGCTGCGCGCGCAGGAAATTGTGGCCCTGCCCATTCACGGCGACCTTGAGCAAAAGCAGCGCGATCAGGTGCTTACCTGTTTTGCCAATAAATCTGCAAGCGTGTTGGTGGCCACCGATGTTGCTGCACGCGGGCTTGATATTGAAGCGCTGGATTTAGTGGTGAATTACCACTTGGCCCGCGATTCCGAAGTGCACGTGCACCGCATTGGCCGCACCGGACGCGCCGGTGCCAGCGGCGTTGCCTGCAGCCTTGTGAGCGAGCGCGAAGATTTCAAGCTGGAAAAACTGGCTGAACTGTTGGGTGACTTGCCTGACATAGAGCCCTTGCCAGCCGAGTCTCGTCGCCACATGCCAGAGCCTGCCATGGTGACTTTGCAAATAGATGGCGGTAAAAAACAAAAGCTCAGGCCCGGTGATGTGGTGGGTGCATTAACCCGCAATAATCAGGTTGCCTTTGACGATATTGGCAAAATTCAGGTGTATGATTTCAGCACTTATGTGGCCGTGGCGCGCGGTGCCTGGAAGCAGGCACATATCCAGCTTGAGCAGGGCAAATTGAAGGGCCGCTCGTTCCGTGTGCGCCGCATCAAGGTCTGA
- a CDS encoding lipase family protein has product MAELEPLFVANLASDIYDVKNPITRKAFYAAYKNSFELGEDSSMEAKGIVGKTGGILLKTAHMMAVAAEGKKDTPYEGQAIVAIKGTASLMDALTDLNAGLKNSNSGGKVHQGFQDAFTSFSGALPTFSAGVHTIHCVGHSLGGALATLAADWLKSTSGREIKLYTFGSPRVGLDFFANSAERRIGPSNVFRVYHQTDPVPMVPTWPFMHIPDGGKGDLLLPSGLHLKPWEFHSMVRYIASTKGDGKTGLAWQTLRAKRPKDVLDGAVEQWLKSDGIASLTLNTARVVSAAVLWVVKKLINLAGVAVVMAGSTTFTLLDRLAMLMHKALDFAKDVSFWVLRLIKRMAQLVGVVLVEGANVTLALIRTVFMRFHHAVSELVRQAGRTLKH; this is encoded by the coding sequence ATGGCAGAGCTGGAACCGTTATTTGTCGCCAACCTGGCATCAGATATCTACGATGTTAAAAATCCCATCACCCGCAAGGCATTTTATGCGGCCTACAAAAACAGTTTTGAGTTGGGTGAAGACTCAAGTATGGAAGCCAAAGGTATTGTGGGTAAAACCGGCGGTATTTTGCTGAAAACTGCTCACATGATGGCCGTTGCCGCTGAGGGTAAAAAAGACACGCCCTACGAAGGCCAGGCAATTGTGGCCATTAAAGGCACCGCAAGCCTCATGGATGCTCTCACCGACTTAAACGCGGGCTTAAAAAACTCCAATTCCGGTGGCAAGGTGCATCAAGGGTTTCAGGATGCCTTCACCTCTTTTTCTGGCGCGCTGCCAACATTTTCAGCCGGTGTGCATACCATCCATTGTGTGGGCCATAGCCTTGGTGGCGCACTTGCAACCCTTGCCGCCGACTGGTTGAAATCCACCTCTGGCCGCGAGATCAAGCTGTACACTTTTGGCAGCCCAAGGGTAGGCCTGGATTTCTTTGCCAACAGTGCTGAGCGGCGCATTGGGCCTAGCAATGTATTTCGCGTTTACCACCAAACAGATCCTGTGCCCATGGTGCCCACTTGGCCTTTTATGCACATTCCCGATGGCGGCAAAGGCGACCTACTGTTGCCGTCGGGCCTGCATTTAAAGCCTTGGGAATTTCACAGCATGGTGCGCTACATTGCCTCTACCAAAGGCGACGGCAAAACCGGTTTGGCCTGGCAAACCTTGCGTGCCAAGCGGCCAAAAGATGTATTGGATGGGGCCGTTGAGCAATGGCTGAAATCTGATGGCATCGCCTCGCTCACCTTAAACACAGCCCGAGTAGTAAGTGCCGCGGTTTTGTGGGTGGTGAAGAAGCTCATCAACCTTGCCGGTGTGGCTGTTGTCATGGCTGGTAGCACAACCTTTACCCTGCTCGATCGCCTCGCCATGCTGATGCACAAGGCGTTGGATTTCGCCAAGGATGTGTCTTTTTGGGTGTTGCGCTTAATCAAGCGTATGGCACAGCTTGTGGGTGTGGTGCTGGTTGAGGGCGCGAATGTCACACTGGCCTTAATTCGCACGGTATTCATGCGCTTTCATCACGCCGTATCAGAGTTAGTGCGCCAGGCCGGGCGCACGTTAAAGCACTAA